The genomic segment ATGCAACAACTGGGTCTGCTAAAAATGACCCTTACCTCATGAGTCTGGAGGAGAGACTGGAATGGAGGAGGGCGATAAGACAGGTTTTGGATAAGGAACCCAATGTAGAAGAGGAATTAGACCccgaggaaaagaagaaaaaactgcAGAAGCTTATGGATGATTACTCTCTTGTTGTGGACGAGGATGATCCAAACTGGCCTGAAGATGCTGATGGCTGGGGATTCAGCTTGGGTCAGTTTTTTGACAAAATTACTATTAAGAATCAGAAAAAGGATGATGACAATGACGATGATGTTGACCGTCCGGAAATAGTGTGGCAAGATGATAATTACATTCGTCCTATCAAAGACCTAAAGACTGCAGAATGGGAGGAGACAGTATTCAAAGACATAAGTCCCTTGATTGTTCTCGTGCACAATCGATATAGAAGGTTAACATCAAGctgttgtttattttgtatattttgcaatcaaataaaagtaaaaagtttcttaattttatttttaggccAAAGGAGAATGAAAAAATTCGGGAGGAACTGGAGAAGGCTGTGCACATCATATGGAACTGCAGATTACCTTCACCAAGAGTAAGTAGtcagtaaaattttataccTTTGGTTCCTGCTACTTTAGCATGcgatgtttttcttttcttttgtctcACGACCTGGCACTTCTCTTATGAAAGTGTGTTGCAATTGATGCTGTTGTTGAGACTGAACTGGTAGATGCACTAAAAGTATCAGTATTCCCAGAGATTATCTTCACTAAAGCCGGCAAGATTTTATTCCGTGACAAAGGTATATATTAcacacaaaatattttaaaaagaaaagaaatttcgGTTTCCCGTTTCTTTAATCTCTTTCCTTCTGACTTTGCATAACTTCCATTTGGTGGTCTCTCAGCCATTCGCACCGCAGAAGAGTGGTCAAAAGTCATGGCTTACTTTTACTATGGAGCAGCTAAACCACCCTGTTTGAATAATGTGACATTTTCCCAAGAAAATATTCCTTCTGTTGTCACTAATAATCCAGTGTCCTGAAAAATCAAGGGTCCAAATTTTGAGTTCATCGTGCTGAAATATTTCAAGGTAAAGATGCCTCTGACATTAGCCTTTGTATAATGAATGCAAGGGGAATGTATAGCTCTATTGAATGCACATAATATGATAAGAGGCAAGAAATTTGTTAGGTCTGGCTCTTTTGATGAGTGTTCATGGAAGCCAACAGAGGAAATGAGCATTACACTTAGCTTGTTGGGATGAAAGAATAAATGAACATGGAAGACGAAAATTCGAGACAAGGTGACTAATTTGGTACTGAGTAAAAACTTCATGTATCCTTGGGGCACTGTGCATATTCTGAGGATTCATTGAGTCATTTTTCGGATAAATGAGAGTTATTTGTAATAGACATATTAAAGGGTTGTAAGAAGTAGTATTGGCTAACAATACTGTATGAGGTTTTGATAGTTAGATTCTGACAGAAAATAGAATATGGTGGCAAGTAGTTTTATAATtgcataaaataattcatttttctctGTTAAATCAAATTAACGTGGTAGGAAGTAGCAAGTAGTATTTAatgtgttttgaaaaactgTTTCAGATGGTAAGTAATATCTATTCaaacaaattacaaaagaaatcaCAACTGgggaataattaatttatagaaattacAAAACCAACTTGAACAAGAACatatttaatgataatttttctcttaaaaagtaaaagtctaaaatatttatcattttctttttattctacTTATAAACTTATTAGTAAGAAGTATTACttggatttttaatttaagtaaaaccttttatatgaatttcaagcgtttcaaatttaaaaatgtaatttctaTTTGTTTTACAAACTGTTTGTTGATTATGATCATGGTTTTTAGGTGTATAAGAATTAACATATTTATCCTACGAAGCATcgtaattttaacaaaattgtaAAAAGTTTTATCTGCTCTTTTAATGTATTCACTCACATCGAAATAAATACGTGTACTTGTTAACTATATGAATCAATGATGCCATCACAGACTATTTTAatccttccttttttttttcatctaggctgttttaaaatatatcaagatATTCTAATGACTCTTTTCAAAtagagataatttttttataataattaaacaataaaatcattttcaataaaaattaaatataaaatatcctGCGACCCAATGTTGCGTCATAGTTGGATGAGTCTTGAGACGAACAAAATCCACCTTTATAAGGCAAAGCACAACTAATACATGACCATCATCAATGTCCAATCATTTACTGAATCActataattttacaataaattcaaacaaaatttgcaccaatttataagaaatatgGAACGCCTGTCCTGGGCCCTCTCATCTGATTGTTTTCCTCTGTTTCAGTGAAAAATTTAACTTCTCTTTCCTGTCACAAAGAAAAGGTACAAGTTATAAGAAAATGAGGTTCCAAGATATCTACTATAATTAGCAATTTTACATGCCTATTCATACTTACcacattttcaatttcattccaCTCCAAGCATATTTCagatattaaactaataaatggttaaagctaaaaataaagtttttacttatattcatgaaaaaaaataccttATAACTGTTAACATGATCTCACTGATGAAAGTATTCATAACATGtctaataaaaaacataataaaaacaaacaaaattagttATGTTGGAATGCAGTTGAAAGACATACAAGCCTTGCATTTGTTTGTCCGTATGAATTGAACACATGTTCAGCAAGTTTTTACAACGATTTTGGCACCCTGATCAACCAATGAACTAAACTCACTACAAGATTTATAATCTATTCCTGACACAGTCATCACATCACAGCAAATTTAGCTacactaaattgaaaaaatttcatgccaggtaaaaaataaaagatgaaattacATCATAATTCCATTGAAAGTTCAACAGTGACCACCGGATAACATAAAAACCGCGAGGCAACCATCTCATGATAATGGAGTCGTTATAGAATGCAATTAAGGGAAAAGAAAAGCACCAGGATACCACAAATTCAAATGAAGTGACCGTGATTAAAATACAGGAAATAGATTTACACAACACAAAAGGCTTCAGATGACTCACCATATTTTCATTGAAACTCAGAATAGAAGCTACATTTCCACATCGGTAACAGTAATTAGGTGCAGACCATACCTGTAAATTTCCAAGGGAATCACTATTAACCACTTAATATTTATGAGACtgaaattatatttgaaaaagttaGGGTAAATAAAATGTAAGGTAATGTAATTCATATACGAAACATACAGTTACAAGGCCTTTATCTTGGAACATATACTTGAGGCCTTCTTGAACAAGTTGATGTGCTCGACAAACAAGATCAAGATTATTTATGTGATTGaactacattaaaaaaatgcacTGGTAAGATTAAAGCATAATATTCAATTCTAAAAGCAATACGAAATAGATTGCATTACCTCAGACGTGACCCTAGATCCAAATAGCCAACCTGCACCACGGGGACTGACTGCCCATGTTTCAATATCTTCAGGATCACTCCACATTAGATCACAGAAAGGACCCTCGTGAGGAATTTCACAGTTCCGATCAATGACCCTTAtctgcaataaaataaaataaaatccacCACTATCTATTAATCACGATAGAAAATAGCTTTCGTTAAGACTGACAAAAACCACAATTcatttatcataataattatcCAAAAAATTGAGAAACTAAGTATTTTCTGGAGTGGTTATTAAAAAGCAAATCTAAGTTTTTTGTGCACCAATATGATtgacaaatttaaaaagtaattcaaacaaaatacCAAAACTGTTAGCAGTGAAAGATTCTAAGGTCAAACAAAAACAGGTCACATAATtaagttagaattaaaaataaagaaaaggaaaatatacaTGTGTTCAACTGTTCATGTTCCTGCCAAAAGTCAAAGTATTATTGGAATCATGGGGAAGAAGGATCAGCACGCAGGCTAAGTTAAAAGACATTTCACATCGGGAAAGCAGAGTCAAGAACCATAAATTCAGAAACATCAAATATGCAATTTGACAGTACATGTAATGTTTCCACGAACAGACAGGGTATGGAGGCATTATAAGGATGACACATTGACACCATGGTGCAATGTGGGTGCTGAAAATTGAACATTGTTAAttgaaaagatatataaaaCAATGGTGAATCCAGAAATTTTTCTCCATGCGGCCAgataatattttacaatatttttcacAAATTCCATGTtctattaaaaaacaaatataaaattctttattttgaatatCATATTATGTTTGAGCTTTGACTACAATTGTAATATGGGGGGAcgatataatattttaatgggggcaattttttttcatacgttaacaaaaaaaattaaaaaaaaaagatcttGTGGGGACAATTGCCCTCACAAGACATAATGTGCATCCGCCAGTGCCTAAAAACAACACACGTGAGGCAACAGTATGTTATAGAAGTATTGTGTTTGGCTAACAATTAAGAAGGGGACTAGAGAACCTGATCAATTGAGCGAATGTCAGGAGAAAGGCCACCATGAACACAAAGCACCTGGGTCAAGCATAAGATGTAGAAGACTTAATTTTGAACAAGCAACATCAAACAGAAGTCAAATGAATGCAGTATGCTACCCCCACTAAGATGCACACAGGCACATGGAAGATAGATACTTGAGAGAAGAGAGTAAAAGGTATTTACAGTTCCATCAATAATTGCAGAAAGCGTTAGATAGTCAAACACATCTGTACAATACCGCCATGCATTGGCATTGCCGTACTTCCTCTGGCATTCATCATAAAATCCGTAGACCTatcaaaacagaaaattaaaaaataatcatgaaTCAGCATTATACTTTGGCATATCTGGTCTAAGTTTCCACAATTCATATCTCCATTATTGAAGCTAGCATTATTATTGGAGAAATAATgcaaaacaattatattttctatataaaaacCACCATCAAATTATAAATCAACagacttttcattttatttccaaTCCAGCTATGGAACCTGACATTGGGTCAAAGTACAAAATGAA from the Vigna angularis cultivar LongXiaoDou No.4 chromosome 3, ASM1680809v1, whole genome shotgun sequence genome contains:
- the LOC108325927 gene encoding thioredoxin-like fold domain-containing protein MRL7L, chloroplastic translates to MALSHSITLPFSSFVSSRVTKHSSNSCFLPLSLDGDSRKIRISSRVQALKSDGGKWKRGKETSSDSDDDDDDDATTGSAKNDPYLMSLEERLEWRRAIRQVLDKEPNVEEELDPEEKKKKLQKLMDDYSLVVDEDDPNWPEDADGWGFSLGQFFDKITIKNQKKDDDNDDDVDRPEIVWQDDNYIRPIKDLKTAEWEETVFKDISPLIVLVHNRYRRPKENEKIREELEKAVHIIWNCRLPSPRCVAIDAVVETELVDALKVSVFPEIIFTKAGKILFRDKAIRTAEEWSKVMAYFYYGAAKPPCLNNVTFSQENIPSVVTNNPVS
- the LOC108325928 gene encoding phytochrome-associated serine/threonine-protein phosphatase isoform X2 yields the protein MDLDQWILKVKDGQHLLEDELQLLCEYVKEILIEESNVQPVNSPVTVCGDIHGQFHDLMKLFQTGGHVPETNYIFMGDFVDRGYNSLEVFTILLLLKARYPANITLLRGNHESRQLTQVYGFYDECQRKYGNANAWRYCTDVFDYLTLSAIIDGTVLCVHGGLSPDIRSIDQIRVIDRNCEIPHEGPFCDLMWSDPEDIETWAVSPRGAGWLFGSRVTSEVWSAPNYCYRCGNVASILSFNENMEREVKFFTETEENNQMRGPRTGVPYFL
- the LOC108325928 gene encoding phytochrome-associated serine/threonine-protein phosphatase isoform X1, translating into MDLDQWILKVKDGQHLLEDELQLLCEYVKEILIEESNVQPVNSPVTVCGDIHGQFHDLMKLFQTGGHVPETNYIFMGDFVDRGYNSLEVFTILLLLKARYPANITLLRGNHESRQLTQVYGFYDECQRKYGNANAWRYCTDVFDYLTLSAIIDGTVLCVHGGLSPDIRSIDQIRVIDRNCEIPHEGPFCDLMWSDPEDIETWAVSPRGAGWLFGSRVTSEFNHINNLDLVCRAHQLVQEGLKYMFQDKGLVTVWSAPNYCYRCGNVASILSFNENMEREVKFFTETEENNQMRGPRTGVPYFL